tcttgtTTCCATTTATTACTGCTTTCTTTgaacaatttggtaaatttcgtGCCGATTCTAATGTCCATGATTGcagttttggaaaatttattTCTACATCTTTTGTGAGCCTCgcaaatttttatcatttctaTTAAAAATTTACTAATTTAAATTTATACAAAAAAAGTCGCTCTTTACCATCAATGATGTGATCATCATCACTCATGTATAATTTCAACAAATGACACGtggcatgttcatttcattttttttccaaaaaaaataatttatattcttcatttctgaaaatgatttttatatggTACCAAAATCTCAAAGTTGTGACTGAAGTTTCAAGTTACACAACCAATTTTAACAGATCAATCTCCACCTTAGAGAAAAATATACTTTTGTTGCAATTATGTAAAATTGTGTTTGAAtagatgaatttcaaatatgtggattctaaatattcaatttttttagtttttgataAACGAGATCATAAACATCAAATTTATTCTTTCATGTTTTATACAATGATTCATGTTAATTATGATAAATTTCATTTTCACTAGACATTGttgaaatttattttatctaGTATAGctaatgtataaataaataagttttcagatttaaaatttaatctattacattattattaataaaaatatattgaaattcatgaatttcaaatatGTGTCTGTCATGCATGTTaatttagagtgagtctcatgtgagaccgtctcacggatactaatatgtgagacgggtcaatcctactcatattcacaataaaaagtaatactcttagcataaaaaattatattttttcatggatgacccaaataagagatccgtctcacaaattcaaccaatgaaatcatctcacacaagtttttgccgttaatttattataaaaggAATTTTCAAAGATACCATGCGATGTCGTTTTGAAAATTCGAAGCACATTTGCCTCGGTGATAACTAAAATTAACCATTAGAAATGGTAGAACGGATCTCTCGCAGTCCGTTGGTTCCCTCTCTCTATTGAATTCATTCACAATCGTCGGAGTCATCGGAGGTTAAAAATTCATTTTCTCTCAGATTAATTGGAACGACAACGATGAGCGATGTGTTCGACGGTTACGAGCGCCAATACTGCGAGCTCTCTGCGAATTTGGCGAAGAAATGCTCGTCGGCTAGCGTACTCGATGGAGGTAAGCTCAAGTCCTTTGTCGATTTTGGAATCATGTTAATTGTTTTTGTTCAATTGAATTCATTTAATCGCGATTCAATGTCCGCTACGTATTGCTAAATCCATAATTATTTGCACGATGAGAAgttatttttctcatttttcccCCATTAGAGAGGAGAGGGGATGGAATCGAAACTATCGATTTTTTATTTAGGATAAAAGTATATGTCATCAATGAAAGACGGTAGATTAATTGGGGATTAGACCTGATCGTTTGTATTTTTACGTTTGCTTATGTTAGCTGCGGAAACTGATTGCTAAGCTAtcaaaatatgatatatttgCAGAACGAAAGAAGCAAAAGATTTCTGAAATAAAAGAGGGACTTGACGATGCAGATTCTTTGGTATGAATCGATTAATTGTcccaaattatttattttcttgTGTTTCTCTTggagttttctctcaaattgTCTAATAATCTTACAGATTCGGAAGATGGATCTTGAGGCCCGTGGTTTACAACCAAACGTGAAGGCAGTGCTTCTTGCCAAGCTGAGAGAATTTAAATCTGACCTAAACAATTTGAAAACTACGGTAAAGCGAATTGAATCGACTAACTTAAACCAGGCTGCCCGAGATGGGTTGCTGGAGGCAGGAATGGCAGATACGTTGACAGTATGTATATACATTATAGGAAGATGAAAGTTCGATTTTTCTGTTTATTTTCTCATCACAGTTCTTTTTTCGTTGTTGTTTTGGTTCTGTCTTTCTCTGCATCATTTATTGAACCGAAACATGTCAGAAAAGCCAATCCTTACCTCACCTTGGTCGCTGATGTCTGTAGAATTTTTCGAGCTTGCGCCCAACTAAGCTACTCGTCCTTTACATTACCATTTGTATGGATTTTGGAAACTGTCTGATAACCAACACATTATTTTTCCCATATTGGAGCTCTTTGTTTAATTGCCATACATGGTCTGACTCTGGCCCTAACTACACCGCCCTCAGATTTTAACAAGTTTTAAAAGGTTCATGCTATTCTCTTTCAGGCATCGGCGAATCAAAGGGAGAGATTGTTAATGTCAACTGAAAGATTGAACACCTCTAGCAACAGGATCAGAGAGAGTAGAAAGGTCATGCTGGAGACAGAGGAGCTTGGTGTCTCACTCCTTCAAGATTTACACCAGCAGCGACAGTCTCTCCTACGTGCCAATGACACGGTATTATGATGAAATTCATCATCAAATGCTGCATTGCAGTTTTTTTTATGTATTCAGAAAAGAAACCACGTTTTTTTAAATGGGAGAAAAATGCTTTAACTTTgagatattttaaaaataccGAAGTATAACCAAGTTATGTTTCTATGATTAAGGCTTCTCACTCTGTATTTTTTGTTCTCTAAAATGTTACCTAATAAACTATGGGAGTAAAATCGAAGTGATGCAACTGTTGAGAGTTAAATACAGTGTTGGATTTGTTTTAAGCAGTACTGATGAATCACCTTTTCTGTTCCAGTTGTATGGCGTCGATGACAACATAAGCAGGAGCAAGAAAATTATGGCTTCCATATACAAGAGGATGGACCGAAACAAGTGGATCATCGGTTCACTAGTCACAGTACTTGTCATTGCTATCGCTGTGATTTtgtatttcaaacttttcaaGTAACCAAGACTGGTTATTTTCAAGGTTGGGAAGTTTATATACGAGTTTCCTGTTTTGTATCTTGTCATGATTCGAGTAATCGAGGTTTTATTTGATGGATAAATACGAGTGTACTTGGATCATTGTTGTGCGGTTGGTATTAAATTTTCACGAACAAATGCATCGTGAAGTCCCTGGTAAACTTGAGGTTTTATGATGGTGCTTCGTGTAGTTACACGTTTTATCAATTTTAAATAAGTAGTTCCCACGAACCAAATGCAAGGAAAATCGAGTCATTCAAAAACTTTTGGGAGATAAACACTAGTATATAGCTTAAACGTTCCATTTTCAATAATAATTTACACAGTTGAAATTTCAGGGTCATGTCCAGGGCACTCCAGTGAATACCCTACGGAAAGATTAGTACAGAAAACTAAAATCTTTAGATTAACTGATTTTGGTGTTATGGtatgttttaataattttatataataataatgtgTTAAAACTTTAATACAAGTCACATGTAGTTTAATAGATAAAGCTTTTATTTCCTATGCATCGAGTTCTATGttcaaatattttctatttattttttaatttatatatcaaaactaCAGTGTAGTTCCTTACTGTTTCTTATTATTACATTTTgatctttatttaaatataaaccaaatgaattataaaaaatattatacaaacaCACAAAGTGTGCGTCGATACACTAGCATACAAGAAATTTAGGAAACCCTCAATCCATGGAATGCTCAAGTACAGATGTATAAAATGCTTTAATCTCATCTCACACGCCCTAAGCTGAATATGGTAACCTTACAGCCATCCTCTGGGCTAGCCAAGGCCTCTGTGGATCAGGGTCGATAAAATTGTGCGCAAGAAACTGCACAGCTTCCTCATCTATCAATTCTCTCGCCCAAGTTACGCGCTTGGAGGGACAACTACCCGGCCCGAAGCACCTGAAACAGACCCAATCTTACACCATAGCTGTGTAAATGAAACCACAAAGATAACATAGCTCGAAAAGGCCACTCTTAGAAATTTCAAGGCAATACGACAGTAAAACATAAAACTAAAAAATTTCTTATGGAGAGGTTTTTCGTAAACTACAGAAGGAACTACAATTTGAAACAACTGAAATCACTTTTGTTCTTGTTTTCCACATAgcaaaaaaatatatcattaaAGAATTTTGTATTAATGGGCACGGCCCTGGCCAGCATCCCTCTAGCTCGACCACTGGTTTGGTCCTGTATGTATTCTACAAGAGATCGATTTTTCAACTTTCTTACACAGTCCTTTGTGGTAGGTTAAATTCTGGGAAACTTACTTGTACTCATAGAAGCAAGCACTTCTTTCATTCTCAATCTTCCCCCAGTTATTCCAGCCAACATGTTTAACACAATCATCCATGTAAGTATAAGCAAAGACCACCCTACCAAACGGTCCCCAAGGCCGTCCAAGATAGGTGTACTGCGCTCCTCCATTACTAGTAATCACACATCTGCAGTTATGAAGAAAAAATAGCAAGTTTCGTGCATTTTACGTCAAATT
This is a stretch of genomic DNA from Primulina eburnea isolate SZY01 chromosome 11, ASM2296580v1, whole genome shotgun sequence. It encodes these proteins:
- the LOC140806260 gene encoding vesicle transport v-SNARE 11, with the protein product MSDVFDGYERQYCELSANLAKKCSSASVLDGERKKQKISEIKEGLDDADSLIRKMDLEARGLQPNVKAVLLAKLREFKSDLNNLKTTVKRIESTNLNQAARDGLLEAGMADTLTASANQRERLLMSTERLNTSSNRIRESRKVMLETEELGVSLLQDLHQQRQSLLRANDTLYGVDDNISRSKKIMASIYKRMDRNKWIIGSLVTVLVIAIAVILYFKLFK